The Kozakia baliensis genome includes a region encoding these proteins:
- the rpoB gene encoding DNA-directed RNA polymerase subunit beta, which yields MNAITKSFTGRKRIRKSFGRIPEVAPMPNLIDVQRASYETFLQMNVAPDSRQQTGLQEVFRSVFPINDFAGRGRLEFVSYELEEPKYDVEECIQRGLTFAAPLKVILRLIVWDVDEDTGSRSIRDIKEQPVYMGDMPLMTDNGTFIINGTERVIVSQMHRSPGVFFDHDKGKTHSSGKYLFAARVIPYRGSWLDFEFDAKDLIYVRIDRKRKLPVTTLLYALEGEHSIAARAAKAAEGGDVDALDVRGMDQDEILSYFYEAVPFTRMPKGWARPFDPDAFRGLKLLEPLYDADTGEVVAEAEAKLTARMVRKIAENTRVVLVGRADLLGRFVAHDLVNENTGEIYAEAGEELTEARLAALEEAGVTELPVLSVDGAHGPWIRNTLAVDKNNNRDDALIDIYRIMRPGEPPTPETAEAMFRGLFFDPDRYDLSAVGRVKMNMRLEVDAPDTLRVLRKEDILRTVKIMCELKDGRGQIDDIDNLGNRRVRSVGELMENQYRVGLLRMERAIRERMGSVDVDTVMPHDLINAKPAAAAVREFFGSSQLSQFMDQTNPLSEVTHKRRLSALGPGGLTRERAGFEVRDVHPTHYGRICPIETPEGPNIGLINSLSTYAKVNKYGFIETPYRLVKDGMLQDGWKYLSAMEEDKLIVAQADAKQDKDSGRLTDELVSVRRSGDFRLVPPEQVTACDVSPKQLVSVAAALIPFLENDDANRALMGSNMQRQAVPLVRADAPLVGTGMEAAVAHDSGATIVARRRGIVDQIDGARIVVRATDEAGSTQGVDIYRLRKYMRSNQSTCINQRPLVRVGDTVHSGDIIADGPSTELGELALGRNVLVAFMPWNGYNFEDSILISERIARDDVFTSIHIEEFEVMARDTKLGQEEITRDIPNVGEEALRNLDEAGIVYVGAEVNPGDILVGKVTPKGESPMTPEEKLLRAIFGEKASDVRDTSLKLPPGTTGTIVDVRVFSRRGIDKDERAMAIERAEIERLTKDRDDERAIQERSFINRLRERLLNQTAGAGFKGIKSGTVITDEVLDEHPRGAWRNIVVADDSVMSEIETLRREFDAAVGKIQARFDSKVEKLQRGDELPPGVMKMVKVFVAVKRKLQPGDKMAGRHGNKGVVSRVVPVEDMPFLEDGTAVDIVLNPLGVPSRMNVGQILETHLGWACANLGQDIGRLADNYQRTGEKKQELLDRLRDVYGDAIYETDVATLPNEQLMELSNNLRKGVPIATPVFDGASIPDIEDMLTKAGVDKSGQSQLIDGRTGEPFERKTTVGYIYMLKLHHLVDDKIHARSIGPYSLVTQQPLGGKAQFGGQRFGEMEVWALEAYGAAYTLQEMLTVKSDDVSGRTKVYEAIVREHDDFEAGIPESFNVLIKELKSLGLNVDLEQSAL from the coding sequence ATGAACGCGATCACCAAATCGTTCACAGGACGCAAGCGTATACGCAAAAGCTTTGGGCGTATTCCCGAAGTGGCGCCAATGCCCAACCTGATCGATGTGCAGCGCGCCAGTTATGAGACGTTCCTTCAGATGAACGTGGCGCCTGACAGCCGTCAGCAGACGGGCTTGCAGGAAGTTTTCCGCTCGGTTTTCCCGATCAACGATTTTGCCGGGCGTGGTCGTCTTGAGTTCGTTTCCTACGAACTCGAAGAGCCGAAATACGATGTTGAGGAATGCATTCAGCGTGGCCTGACTTTTGCTGCGCCTTTGAAAGTCATTCTGCGCTTGATCGTATGGGACGTGGATGAGGATACGGGCTCCCGTTCGATCCGCGATATCAAGGAGCAGCCGGTTTACATGGGCGATATGCCGCTCATGACCGATAACGGCACCTTCATCATCAATGGCACCGAGCGTGTGATCGTCAGCCAGATGCATCGCAGCCCGGGCGTGTTCTTCGATCACGATAAGGGCAAGACGCATTCTTCTGGCAAATATCTATTTGCCGCGCGTGTGATTCCGTATCGTGGCTCCTGGCTGGATTTCGAATTCGACGCCAAGGATCTGATTTACGTCCGCATCGATCGTAAGCGTAAGCTGCCGGTCACCACGCTGCTTTATGCGTTGGAAGGCGAACATTCGATCGCGGCTCGCGCGGCGAAGGCGGCTGAGGGCGGTGACGTCGATGCGCTCGATGTCCGTGGCATGGATCAGGATGAAATCCTGAGCTATTTCTACGAAGCGGTGCCGTTCACGCGGATGCCGAAGGGCTGGGCGCGTCCGTTCGATCCCGATGCATTCCGTGGCCTGAAACTGCTTGAGCCGCTTTATGACGCGGATACGGGCGAAGTCGTGGCGGAAGCCGAGGCGAAGCTGACAGCGCGCATGGTGCGTAAGATCGCCGAGAACACCCGCGTTGTGCTCGTCGGTCGTGCCGACTTGCTGGGCCGCTTCGTGGCGCATGATCTGGTCAACGAAAATACCGGCGAGATTTACGCCGAAGCGGGCGAAGAGCTGACCGAAGCGCGGCTTGCTGCGCTTGAGGAGGCGGGCGTGACCGAATTGCCGGTTCTGTCCGTGGACGGCGCGCATGGCCCATGGATCCGCAATACGCTTGCGGTCGATAAGAACAATAACCGCGACGACGCGCTGATCGACATTTATCGTATCATGCGTCCGGGCGAGCCGCCGACTCCGGAGACGGCGGAAGCCATGTTCCGTGGCCTGTTCTTCGATCCAGACCGTTACGATCTTTCCGCGGTTGGCCGCGTGAAGATGAACATGCGCTTGGAAGTCGATGCGCCGGATACGCTGCGTGTGCTGCGTAAGGAAGACATCCTGCGCACGGTCAAGATCATGTGCGAGTTGAAGGACGGTCGCGGTCAGATCGATGACATCGACAATCTCGGTAACCGTCGTGTGCGTTCCGTCGGCGAATTGATGGAAAATCAATATCGCGTCGGTCTGTTGCGCATGGAGCGCGCGATCCGCGAGCGTATGGGGTCGGTCGATGTCGATACGGTCATGCCGCACGATCTTATCAATGCGAAGCCGGCTGCCGCTGCTGTGCGTGAGTTCTTCGGCTCCTCGCAACTCAGCCAGTTCATGGATCAGACCAATCCGCTTTCCGAAGTGACGCATAAGCGTCGTCTTTCGGCGCTTGGCCCGGGCGGTTTGACACGTGAGCGCGCAGGCTTCGAGGTGCGCGACGTTCATCCGACGCATTATGGTCGTATTTGCCCGATTGAGACGCCGGAAGGCCCGAATATCGGCCTTATCAACTCGCTGTCCACCTATGCCAAGGTGAACAAATACGGCTTCATCGAAACTCCGTATCGTCTCGTGAAGGACGGCATGCTTCAAGATGGCTGGAAATATCTTTCTGCCATGGAAGAGGACAAACTGATCGTCGCGCAGGCTGATGCGAAGCAGGATAAAGACTCCGGTCGCCTGACCGACGAATTGGTGTCCGTCCGTCGTTCGGGCGACTTCCGTCTGGTGCCGCCCGAGCAGGTGACGGCTTGCGACGTTTCTCCGAAGCAGCTCGTCTCGGTTGCCGCGGCGTTGATTCCGTTCCTTGAGAACGATGACGCGAACCGCGCACTGATGGGCTCGAACATGCAGCGTCAGGCCGTTCCGTTGGTGCGCGCCGATGCGCCGCTGGTCGGAACAGGCATGGAAGCCGCCGTGGCGCACGATTCCGGTGCCACCATCGTGGCGCGCCGCCGTGGTATTGTCGATCAGATCGACGGTGCGCGTATCGTGGTGCGCGCGACGGACGAAGCTGGTTCGACCCAGGGTGTCGATATTTATCGTCTGCGCAAATATATGCGTTCGAACCAATCCACCTGCATCAACCAGCGTCCGCTGGTGCGCGTGGGCGATACGGTTCATTCGGGCGATATCATTGCGGACGGCCCGTCCACCGAGTTGGGTGAATTGGCGCTGGGCCGGAACGTGCTCGTCGCGTTCATGCCTTGGAACGGCTACAACTTTGAGGATTCCATCCTCATTTCCGAGCGTATCGCCCGCGACGACGTCTTCACCTCGATCCATATCGAGGAATTCGAAGTCATGGCGCGTGACACCAAGCTCGGCCAGGAAGAAATCACCCGCGACATTCCGAATGTGGGTGAGGAAGCGCTGCGCAACCTCGACGAGGCAGGCATCGTCTATGTCGGCGCGGAAGTGAACCCAGGCGATATTCTCGTCGGTAAGGTAACGCCGAAGGGCGAAAGCCCAATGACGCCGGAAGAAAAGCTTCTGCGCGCCATCTTCGGTGAAAAAGCTTCGGATGTGCGTGACACGTCTCTTAAACTGCCGCCGGGCACGACAGGCACGATCGTTGATGTGCGCGTGTTCTCACGCCGCGGTATCGACAAAGACGAACGCGCAATGGCGATCGAGCGCGCCGAGATTGAGCGCTTGACCAAGGACCGCGACGACGAGCGTGCCATTCAGGAGCGTAGCTTCATCAACCGCCTGCGCGAGCGTTTGCTCAACCAAACGGCGGGTGCGGGCTTCAAGGGCATCAAGTCCGGCACGGTCATCACTGATGAGGTGCTCGACGAACATCCGCGTGGTGCATGGCGCAATATCGTCGTTGCCGACGATAGCGTGATGTCCGAAATCGAAACGCTCCGTCGCGAGTTCGATGCGGCGGTCGGTAAGATCCAGGCGCGTTTCGATAGCAAAGTCGAGAAGCTTCAACGCGGTGACGAATTGCCGCCAGGCGTCATGAAGATGGTCAAGGTGTTCGTGGCGGTGAAGCGCAAGCTTCAGCCGGGCGATAAGATGGCCGGACGTCACGGTAACAAGGGTGTCGTTTCCCGCGTGGTGCCGGTTGAGGACATGCCGTTCCTTGAAGATGGCACGGCGGTCGATATCGTGTTGAACCCGCTCGGCGTGCCGTCGCGCATGAATGTCGGTCAGATTCTCGAAACCCATCTGGGTTGGGCTTGCGCCAATCTTGGCCAGGATATCGGGCGTTTGGCGGACAATTATCAGCGCACAGGTGAAAAGAAGCAGGAACTCCTCGACCGCTTGCGTGACGTTTATGGCGATGCCATCTACGAGACGGACGTTGCCACGCTTCCGAACGAGCAGTTGATGGAACTGTCCAACAACCTCCGTAAAGGCGTGCCGATCGCGACGCCGGTGTTCGACGGTGCGTCGATCCCGGATATCGAGGACATGCTGACAAAGGCGGGTGTGGATAAATCCGGTCAGTCTCAGCTCATTGACGGTCGCACCGGCGAGCCGTTCGAGCGTAAGACCACGGTCGGCTACATCTATATGTTGAAGCTGCATCACCTTGTGGACGATAAGATCCACGCTCGCTCGATCGGTCCTTACTCGCTGGTTACGCAGCAGCCGCTGGGTGGTAAGGCGCAGTTCGGTGGACAGCGCTTCGGTGAGATGGAAGTGTGGGCGCTCGAGGCTTACGGTGCAGCGTACACGTTGCAGGAAATGCTTACGGTTAAGTCTGACGACGTGTCGGGCCGCACCAAGGTTTACGAAGCGATCGTGCGTGAGCATGACGATTTCGAAGCCGGCATTCCGGAAAGCTTCAACGTGCTCATCAAAGAGCTCAAATCGCTTGGCCTGAACGTCGATCTGGAGCAGAGCGCGCTGTAA
- the rplL gene encoding 50S ribosomal protein L7/L12 encodes MADLNKIVDELSALTVLEAAELSKLLEEKWGVSAAAPVAAAAAGPAAAAGPAEEQTEFTVILAAAGDKKINVIKEIRGITGLGLKEAKDLVEGAPKTVKDGVSKDDAAKIKKVLEDNGAKVEIK; translated from the coding sequence ATGGCCGATCTGAACAAAATCGTTGACGAACTGTCCGCTTTGACCGTTCTCGAAGCTGCTGAACTTTCCAAGCTGCTCGAAGAGAAGTGGGGCGTTTCCGCTGCTGCTCCGGTTGCCGCTGCTGCTGCTGGCCCGGCTGCTGCCGCTGGCCCGGCAGAAGAGCAGACCGAATTCACCGTGATCCTCGCCGCCGCTGGCGACAAGAAGATCAACGTGATTAAGGAAATCCGTGGCATCACGGGCCTGGGTCTGAAGGAAGCTAAGGACCTGGTCGAGGGCGCTCCGAAGACCGTTAAGGATGGCGTGTCTAAGGACGACGCTGCCAAGATCAAGAAAGTGCTGGAAGACAACGGCGCTAAGGTCGAAATCAAGTAA
- the rplJ gene encoding 50S ribosomal protein L10, producing MDRQEKRAFVEFLANVFNSTSLVVVTENKGLTVADVTELRRRVRAAGATYKVAKNRLVSRALDGTQFDGILPLLKGPTALAWSEDPVAAAKVVVEFAKTNDKLVVLGGALGSQTLNVDGVKALAELPSLDELRAKLVGMINTPATRIAGVVQAPAGQLARVFGAYAKTGEAA from the coding sequence TTGGACCGTCAGGAAAAGCGGGCCTTTGTCGAGTTCCTCGCCAACGTGTTCAACAGCACGTCCTTGGTTGTCGTCACCGAAAATAAAGGTTTGACGGTTGCTGATGTGACGGAGCTGCGTCGACGCGTTCGTGCGGCGGGTGCGACATATAAGGTTGCGAAAAACCGGCTGGTCAGCCGCGCTCTGGATGGGACCCAATTCGACGGCATCCTGCCGCTGCTGAAGGGACCGACCGCGCTGGCGTGGTCAGAAGACCCTGTGGCTGCGGCGAAGGTAGTCGTTGAGTTCGCCAAGACGAACGACAAGCTGGTGGTGCTCGGTGGCGCCCTTGGTAGTCAGACACTGAATGTGGATGGCGTCAAGGCGTTGGCAGAGCTGCCGTCGCTGGACGAACTGCGTGCGAAGCTGGTTGGTATGATCAATACCCCGGCAACGCGTATCGCAGGCGTTGTCCAAGCGCCGGCCGGCCAGTTGGCGCGCGTTTTTGGCGCCTATGCCAAGACGGGCGAAGCCGCCTGA
- the rplA gene encoding 50S ribosomal protein L1 produces MAKNKRLNAARATVERNKPYGLTEAVALVKGNAKAKFDETIELSLNLGIDPRHADQMVRGLISLPNGTGKTLRVGVFARGPKAEEAKAAGAEVVGAEDLAEKVQNGEIEFDRCIATPDMMALVGRLGKILGPRGLMPNPRLGTVTMDVKGAVAAAKSGQVEYRAEKAGIVHAGVGKASFDEAKLVENIQALVDAVQKARPSGAKGTYLKKAALSSSQGPGVRLDVTTLSA; encoded by the coding sequence ATGGCCAAGAATAAGCGTCTGAACGCGGCTCGCGCGACTGTCGAGCGCAACAAGCCTTACGGCCTGACGGAAGCCGTCGCTCTGGTGAAGGGCAACGCAAAGGCGAAGTTCGATGAAACCATCGAACTTTCGCTGAACCTGGGCATCGATCCGCGTCATGCCGACCAGATGGTGCGTGGCCTGATCTCCCTGCCGAACGGCACGGGCAAGACGCTGCGCGTTGGCGTATTCGCGCGTGGTCCCAAGGCGGAAGAAGCGAAGGCAGCTGGTGCGGAAGTCGTTGGTGCGGAAGATCTGGCCGAGAAGGTCCAGAACGGTGAGATCGAATTCGATCGCTGCATCGCGACGCCGGATATGATGGCGCTGGTGGGTCGTCTGGGTAAGATCCTCGGTCCGCGTGGACTGATGCCGAACCCGCGATTGGGCACCGTTACCATGGATGTTAAAGGCGCCGTTGCGGCGGCTAAGTCTGGTCAGGTCGAGTATCGCGCTGAGAAAGCCGGTATCGTTCACGCTGGCGTTGGCAAGGCTTCCTTCGACGAAGCGAAGCTGGTCGAGAACATCCAGGCGCTGGTCGATGCGGTTCAGAAGGCCCGTCCGTCCGGCGCAAAGGGCACCTACCTGAAGAAGGCTGCGCTTTCTTCCTCGCAGGGGCCGGGTGTGCGTCTTGATGTCACGACGCTGAGCGCCTGA
- the rplK gene encoding 50S ribosomal protein L11, which produces MAKKVVGYIKLQIPAGKANPSPPVGPALGQRGLNIMQFCKEFNAKTQALEPGMPIPVVITAYADRTFTFITKTPPNTYFLLKAAKVSKGSQTVGKAAAVGSVTTAQLREIAETKFKDMNANDIDGAVRMLAGSAKSMGLNVVEG; this is translated from the coding sequence ATGGCCAAAAAAGTTGTTGGCTACATCAAGTTGCAGATCCCGGCGGGCAAAGCGAATCCGTCACCGCCGGTCGGTCCGGCGCTCGGTCAGCGCGGCCTGAACATCATGCAGTTCTGCAAAGAGTTCAACGCCAAGACGCAGGCTCTCGAGCCTGGCATGCCGATCCCGGTCGTGATCACCGCTTATGCGGATCGTACCTTTACGTTCATCACCAAGACCCCGCCGAACACCTACTTCCTGCTGAAGGCAGCGAAGGTTTCCAAGGGCAGCCAGACGGTCGGCAAGGCCGCTGCCGTGGGTTCGGTAACGACGGCTCAGCTTCGCGAGATCGCTGAGACGAAGTTCAAGGATATGAACGCCAACGATATCGATGGCGCCGTGCGTATGCTCGCCGGTTCCGCGAAGTCGATGGGCCTGAACGTGGTGGAGGGCTGA
- a CDS encoding efflux transporter outer membrane subunit, giving the protein MTKKIRRSGAALGAVLMASLSACDLSPNYKPTQFLYPNGWGGKGVLVDGKPSDGQPRGDWWTMFHDPQLDALEARLLQSNPDLQAQAEAFTQARDVARETEAQLYPQFSGSAGGTKNRTSVTRLWRARGATSALYESSEFYSGAATWEPDFWDRIRNQSHLQKNLAQASAADYANSRLSLQAELASDYLGLRGLDAQYAVYDDSIRYYRTAVQITQLRQSGAIAAGLDVSRAENQLYSTMAAQSNVVAQRQVLEHAIAVLVNTVPASFHVPQENSQFLRFHTVQVDAGIPSQLLERRPDIAESEREFAASSRAIGVSRAAFYPDVTFSASGGFMNNGFDLANMANSMWSYGVQAVEPLFTGGLRRAALQRAWSQYRQNADNYRATVLAAFQEVEDGLSQTREFHRQQMQQAEAVAAALRTQRMTMALYTGGLTNYLDVVVAQQAALTARIDEVQAQTTQLQATVRLIRALGGGWDRSQLPSIKEIEPFHALQYDNLHHPLPAGGIDPHDSPSDSDLRGNYSSPQPVQGLTQAPSKR; this is encoded by the coding sequence ATGACGAAAAAAATCCGGCGTAGCGGCGCCGCGCTCGGCGCAGTGCTGATGGCCTCGCTCAGCGCCTGCGATCTTTCCCCGAATTATAAGCCGACGCAGTTTCTGTACCCTAATGGATGGGGCGGGAAGGGCGTGCTGGTGGATGGTAAGCCTTCCGATGGGCAGCCGCGTGGGGATTGGTGGACGATGTTCCACGATCCTCAACTCGACGCTCTAGAGGCGCGTCTGCTTCAATCCAATCCGGATTTGCAGGCGCAGGCTGAAGCGTTCACGCAGGCGCGTGATGTTGCCCGTGAGACGGAAGCGCAGCTTTACCCGCAATTCAGTGGTTCGGCTGGCGGAACGAAAAACAGAACGTCGGTCACGCGGCTTTGGCGTGCGCGCGGGGCCACGTCAGCGCTTTATGAATCGAGCGAGTTCTATAGCGGTGCGGCGACGTGGGAACCGGATTTCTGGGATCGCATCCGCAACCAATCGCATTTGCAAAAGAATTTAGCGCAGGCTTCGGCGGCGGATTACGCGAACTCGCGCTTGAGCCTTCAGGCTGAATTGGCGTCGGATTATCTCGGTTTGCGCGGATTGGATGCGCAATACGCGGTTTATGACGATTCGATCCGTTATTATCGCACGGCGGTGCAGATCACGCAGTTGCGTCAGTCTGGTGCGATTGCGGCCGGGTTGGATGTCTCGCGTGCGGAAAACCAGCTTTATTCGACTATGGCGGCGCAGAGCAATGTCGTCGCGCAGCGGCAGGTTCTGGAACATGCGATCGCGGTTCTCGTGAATACGGTGCCTGCATCGTTCCATGTCCCGCAGGAAAACTCGCAATTCCTGCGCTTTCATACCGTGCAAGTGGATGCAGGAATACCGTCTCAGCTGCTTGAGCGTCGTCCTGACATTGCCGAGTCCGAACGGGAATTCGCAGCGTCTAGCCGGGCGATCGGTGTCTCGCGCGCGGCATTCTATCCGGACGTGACGTTCAGCGCGTCCGGTGGATTTATGAATAACGGCTTCGATCTTGCCAATATGGCGAACTCCATGTGGAGTTACGGTGTGCAGGCGGTCGAGCCGCTCTTTACCGGTGGATTGCGGCGCGCGGCATTGCAGCGCGCGTGGTCGCAATACCGGCAAAACGCCGATAATTATCGCGCGACCGTATTGGCTGCTTTCCAAGAGGTTGAGGACGGTTTGTCCCAAACCCGTGAATTCCATCGTCAGCAGATGCAACAGGCTGAAGCAGTGGCAGCGGCCTTGCGTACGCAACGCATGACGATGGCGCTCTATACAGGCGGGCTGACGAATTACCTCGACGTGGTCGTGGCGCAGCAAGCGGCGCTGACGGCGCGCATCGACGAAGTGCAGGCGCAGACGACGCAGCTTCAAGCGACGGTACGTTTGATCAGGGCGCTCGGCGGCGGTTGGGACCGTAGCCAATTGCCGTCGATCAAGGAGATCGAACCGTTCCATGCGTTGCAGTATGATAATCTGCACCATCCTTTGCCGGCTGGCGGAATCGATCCGCATGATTCCCCGTCGGATTCCGATCTGCGCGGGAATTATTCCTCGCCGCAGCCTGTGCAGGGCTTGACACAAGCGCCTTCTAAGCGGTAA
- a CDS encoding efflux RND transporter periplasmic adaptor subunit, producing the protein MNQVHSVGQHRKGRGRLILLIILAIAIFLAIWGVLQRTAHYNSLTNEAEDLARARVSLVSPQPGPNVRKLNLPANLSAWYQAPIYAQVSGYVKMWYKDYGAHVKTGDLLAEINTPSLDAQYEAAKANYNVVMARYKLAVITAKRWAALRGTQAVSRQEVDVQAANAAAEKAQVDQAQHEVERYEALENFKKIVAPFDGIVTSRRVNVGDYVNAGGGDVNARGNASELFTVADIHRMRVFVSVPQDYASVISKHLTAKLTVPQYAEREYNATFLATAQAFNPATRTVTTELTVNNDDSSLWPDSYATAHFTAPGDPGVLIVPVNALIFRAQGTQLAKVINNRVHLVDVTVGINYGTTIQILKGLKANDQIVANPTADMLEGDEVKVVPTTRGYNDAVAAPRKNAPNPHDDTRAMPEDDASSPEDGARR; encoded by the coding sequence ATGAATCAGGTGCATTCTGTCGGTCAGCACCGGAAAGGGCGTGGGCGCTTAATTCTGCTGATTATCTTAGCGATCGCGATTTTTCTGGCGATTTGGGGAGTTTTGCAGCGCACCGCGCATTACAATTCGCTGACGAACGAGGCGGAAGATTTAGCGCGGGCCAGGGTGAGCCTGGTTTCGCCACAGCCTGGCCCCAATGTGCGTAAGCTTAATCTGCCAGCTAACCTTTCAGCTTGGTATCAGGCGCCGATTTACGCGCAGGTCTCCGGCTACGTGAAGATGTGGTACAAGGATTACGGCGCGCATGTGAAAACCGGAGATCTGCTGGCGGAGATCAACACGCCGAGCCTGGACGCGCAGTATGAGGCGGCGAAAGCCAATTATAACGTCGTGATGGCGCGCTATAAATTGGCGGTCATCACGGCCAAGCGTTGGGCTGCCCTGCGGGGAACGCAAGCGGTGTCGCGCCAGGAAGTAGACGTGCAGGCTGCCAACGCCGCGGCGGAGAAGGCGCAGGTGGACCAGGCGCAACATGAAGTCGAGCGTTACGAGGCGCTGGAGAACTTCAAGAAGATCGTGGCGCCGTTCGATGGCATCGTCACGTCGCGCCGGGTCAATGTGGGCGATTACGTCAATGCGGGCGGCGGGGATGTGAATGCGCGGGGCAATGCGTCCGAACTATTCACCGTGGCCGATATTCATCGCATGCGCGTGTTCGTCTCCGTGCCGCAGGATTACGCCTCGGTGATTTCGAAGCATCTGACCGCGAAGCTGACCGTGCCGCAATATGCGGAGCGGGAATATAACGCGACTTTCCTAGCGACGGCGCAGGCTTTCAACCCCGCGACCCGTACCGTGACGACCGAATTGACGGTCAACAACGACGACAGCTCCTTGTGGCCGGATTCGTATGCGACGGCGCACTTCACTGCGCCGGGAGACCCGGGCGTGCTGATCGTGCCGGTGAATGCGCTGATTTTCCGGGCGCAAGGCACGCAACTGGCGAAGGTGATCAATAATCGGGTACATCTGGTTGATGTAACGGTTGGCATCAATTACGGGACCACCATTCAGATCCTGAAGGGCCTCAAAGCGAACGATCAGATCGTGGCGAATCCGACGGCAGATATGTTGGAAGGGGATGAGGTGAAAGTGGTGCCAACCACGCGGGGCTATAACGATGCGGTGGCCGCGCCGCGCAAGAATGCGCCTAACCCTCATGACGATACGCGCGCCATGCCGGAAGACGATGCATCTTCTCCGGAGGACGGCGCGCGTCGATGA